Within Eggerthella sp. YY7918, the genomic segment GCTTCGCTCGTGTGCTTCACTGCTTCATTTTTTTGACAGCGCCCTTCGGGCGCAAACAGAAAAAGGTGTTCAGAGTCGCTTTTGCGCCGTTCCGGCCACAGCGCCTCGATCGTCTTAATGAAAGGATCCTTATGCAACCCTTTGCTTTGAAAACCGCTCTTGATAACGTGCGCACTACCACGCCGCTCGTGCATAACATCACGAACTACGTGACGGTGAACGACTGCGCAAACGCGCTTTTAGCTATTGGCGCAAGCCCCATCATGAGCGATGAGCCCGAAGATGTTCGCGACATCCAAACCATTTGCGGCGGGCTTACGATCAACATTGGCACGCTCAACCAGCGCTCCATTGAGGGCATGTTCGTTGCTGGCGAGCGGGCGTCCGAACTAAACCATCCCATTGTGCTTGACCCCGTTGGCGCGGGCGCGTCGAGTCTGCGTACCCGCACGGCAAGCGATCTGCTCGACAAGCTGCCCGTTGCGGTTATTCGCGGCAATATGTCTGAGGTGAAGGCGCTCGCTTCTGGCGCCACTTCAACTCGCGGCGTGGACGTATGCCCCGATGACGTAGTGACCGAGGACAACGTGGCAGCCTCAGCTGCCTTCGCCCGCGACTTTGCGGCAAAGACGGGTGCGGTTGTGGCTATCACCGGCGCCATCGACATCGTGGCCGATGCGGATCATGCTTTCGCCATTCGCAACGGCAGCCCCCTCATGGGCCGTATCACGGGCGCGGGCTGCATGCTCTCGTGCGTATGTGCCGCCTTTGCGGTAGCGAACCCCGGCGCACTTCTGGAATCCCAGGTGGCAGCTGTGGCATCCATGGGTCTTGCCGGGCAGATGGCGCAGGAGCGCATGGGCGGTCTTGATGGCAATGCGTCGTTTCGTACGTATCTTATCGACGCGCTTTATAATCTGAGTGGTGACTATCTGGAAACAGGAGCTCGCGTCGAACAGTTGGCCTAAGAACGAGGAGACATCTATGTACCCACGTGAACAACTCCGTCACGCACTGGCGCTTTATGCGGTCACCGACCGCTCGTGGCTGGGCGAGCGCACGCTCGCGGAATGCGTCGAAGAGGCACTTTCGGGTGGCGCCACCTGCGTGCAGCTGCGCGAGAAAGACGCCCCGCAGGCCGAGGTGGTCCTGCGTGCCCGCGCGCT encodes:
- the thiM gene encoding hydroxyethylthiazole kinase encodes the protein MQPFALKTALDNVRTTTPLVHNITNYVTVNDCANALLAIGASPIMSDEPEDVRDIQTICGGLTINIGTLNQRSIEGMFVAGERASELNHPIVLDPVGAGASSLRTRTASDLLDKLPVAVIRGNMSEVKALASGATSTRGVDVCPDDVVTEDNVAASAAFARDFAAKTGAVVAITGAIDIVADADHAFAIRNGSPLMGRITGAGCMLSCVCAAFAVANPGALLESQVAAVASMGLAGQMAQERMGGLDGNASFRTYLIDALYNLSGDYLETGARVEQLA